A stretch of the Notolabrus celidotus isolate fNotCel1 chromosome 3, fNotCel1.pri, whole genome shotgun sequence genome encodes the following:
- the tmod2 gene encoding tropomodulin-2, whose product MALSFKKDLEKYKDLDEDEILNKLSAEELKQLEVALEEMDPENALLPAGLRQKDQTVKEPTGSFNRDGLLKYLEKEAMEHKDREDVVPFTGEKKGKVFVPKQKPIEACQEEVTKLDPELEEALSSATDTELCDLAAILGVHTLVTSTQTYDGTGSKAGYNNVIKGEKMNPVFDEPPNPTNVEDTLQRVKSNDGSLTEVNLNNIKNIPIPTLKDFAKALEKNTNVKKFSLAATRSNDPIAVAFSDMLRENKTLQALNLESNFITGAGVQALVDALRDNDTLIEIKIDNQRQQLGTTIEMEIAKMLEENNSIIKFGYHFTQQGPRSRAAAAITKNNDLVRRKRVEGDL is encoded by the exons ATGGCGTTGTCATTCAAGAAGGACCTGGAGAAGTACAAGGATCTGGACGAAGATGAGATCCTCAACAAACTGTCGGCGGAAGAGCTCAAACAGCTGGAGGTGGCCCTCGAGGAGATGGACCCTGAG aatgCACTTCTCCCTGCGGGCCTACGCCAGAAGGACCAGACAGTCAAGGAACCAACAGGGTCGTTCAACAGAGATGGCCTCCTGAAATATCTGGAGAAGGAGGCCATGgagcacaaagacagagaggatgtAGTGCCCTTCACCGGGGAGAAAAAAG GTAAAGTCTTTGTCCCGAAGCAAAAACCGATCGAAGCATGTCAGGAAGAAGTCACAAAACTGGATCCAGAGTTGGAGGAGGCCCTGTCCAGCGCCACAGATACAGAATTGTGTGACCTAGCAG cGATCCTGGGTGTTCACACATTGGTCACCAGTACGCAGACTTATGATGGGACTGGGAGTAAAGCAGGTTACAACA ATGTGATCAAAGGGGAGAAGATGAATCCTGTGTTTGATGAGCCTCCCAACCCCACAAATGTAGAAGATACTCTGCAGAGGGTAAAAAGCAATGACGGCTCCCTAACAGAGGTCAACCTCAACAATATTAAG aACATTCCAATCCCCACGCTGAAGGACTTTGCCAAAGCCTTGGAGAAGAACACAAACGTCAAAAAGTTCAGCCTGGCAGCAACACGGAGTAACGACCCGATCGCTGTG GCATTTAGTGACATGCTGCGGGAGAACAAGACATTGCAAGCTTTGAACCTGGAGTCCAACTTTATCACTGGGGCAGGGGTGCAGGCTTTGGTCGATGCACTGCGAGACAACGACACACTCATAGAGATCAAGATAGACAACCAG aggcaGCAGCTGGGCACCACCATAGAAATGGAGATAGCTAAAATGTTGGAAGAGAACAACAGCATAATTAAGTTCGGCTACCACTTTACCCAGCAAGGACCTCGCTCCAGAGCCGCTGCGGCCATCACCAAGAACAACGACCTGG TCCGCAGGAAGCGAGTGGAAGGAGACCTGTAG